Proteins encoded within one genomic window of Canis lupus dingo isolate Sandy chromosome 28, ASM325472v2, whole genome shotgun sequence:
- the SLC35G1 gene encoding solute carrier family 35 member G1 isoform X1, translating into MRPLDGAGAAEVPEPGLRPADDAPRGAAEEPAAAEAAGTPGPGRRWLCGSSPCGWCAPPEAKKKAPCPGLGLFYTLLSAFLFSVGSLFVKKVQDVHAVEISAFRCVFQMLVVIPCLIYRKTGFIGPKGQRIFLFLRGVLGSTAMILLYYAFQATSLADATVITFSTPVFTSIFAWIFLKEKYSPWDALFTVFTITGVILIVRPPFLFGAGASAASGDGDYSVHLKGTVAAVAHAVFAALTLVILRRMGKSVDYFLSIWYYVILGLLECVVVLFILGEWSLPYCGLDRLFLILIGLFGLGGQVFLAKAIQIEKAGPVAIMKTMDVVFAFILQIIFFNDVPTWWTVGGALCVIASSSGAAIRKWCHGAQ; encoded by the exons ATGCGGCCCCTGGACGGCGCCGGGGCCGCCGAGGTGCCCGAGCCCGGGCTGCGGCCGGCGGACGACGCGCCGCGGGGAGCGGCGGAGGAGCCCGCGGCGGCCGAGGCAGCGGGGacgcccggccccggccgccgCTGGCTGTGCGGCTCCTCGCCGTGCGGCTGGTGCGCGCCGCCGG AAGCCAAGAAGAAAGCACCCTGTCCTGGACTTGGCTTGTTTTATACATTATTGTCTGCCTTCCTTTTCTCAGTGGGctctttatttgttaaaaaagtGCAAGACGTCCATGCTGTAGAAATTAGTGCATTCCGATGTGTGTTCCAAATGCTAGTCGTTATCCCTTGCTTAATATACAGAAA AACTGGGTTTATAGGCCCCAAAGGTCAGcgcattttcctctttctccgAGGAGTTCTGGGCTCCACGGCCATGATCCTATTGTACTACGCTTTCCAGGCCACATCCCTCGCCGACGCCACGGTTATCACCTTTAGCACGCCCGTGTTCACGTCTATCTTTGCTTGGATATTTCTCAAGGAGAAATACAGCCCTTGGGATGCCCTCTTCACCGTCTTCACCATCACCGGCGTGATCCTTATCGTGCGGCCCCCGTTCCTGTTCGGCGCCGGCGCCAGCGCGGCGAGCGGGGACGGGGACTACTCCGTCCACCTGAAGGGCACGGTCGCCGCGGTCGCGCACGCGGTCTTCGCCGCCCTGACTCTGGTCATCCTCCGCAGGATGGGCAAGTCCGTGGACTACTTCCTGAGCATCTGGTATTACGTCATCCTCGGGCTGCTGGAGTGCGTCGTGGTCCTCTTCATCCTAGGGGAGTGGAGTTTGCCCTACTGCGGCTTGGACAGGCTGTTTCTCATCCTCATCGGCCTGTTTGGTTTGGGGGGTCAAGTGTTTCTCGCGAAAGCCATCCAGATAGAAAAGGCAGGGCCGGTGGCAATAATGAAGACTATGGATGTGGTCTTTGCTTTCATCTTGCAGATTATCTTCTTTAACGATGTGCCCACGTGGTGGACGGTGGGCGGGGCGCTGTGTGTCATCGCCAGCAGCTCGGGCGCAGCGATTCGGAAGTGGTGCCACGGCGCGCAGTGA
- the SLC35G1 gene encoding solute carrier family 35 member G1 isoform X2, whose product MRPLDGAGAAEVPEPGLRPADDAPRGAAEEPAAAEAAGTPGPGRRWLCGSSPCGWCAPPVGSLFVKKVQDVHAVEISAFRCVFQMLVVIPCLIYRKTGFIGPKGQRIFLFLRGVLGSTAMILLYYAFQATSLADATVITFSTPVFTSIFAWIFLKEKYSPWDALFTVFTITGVILIVRPPFLFGAGASAASGDGDYSVHLKGTVAAVAHAVFAALTLVILRRMGKSVDYFLSIWYYVILGLLECVVVLFILGEWSLPYCGLDRLFLILIGLFGLGGQVFLAKAIQIEKAGPVAIMKTMDVVFAFILQIIFFNDVPTWWTVGGALCVIASSSGAAIRKWCHGAQ is encoded by the exons ATGCGGCCCCTGGACGGCGCCGGGGCCGCCGAGGTGCCCGAGCCCGGGCTGCGGCCGGCGGACGACGCGCCGCGGGGAGCGGCGGAGGAGCCCGCGGCGGCCGAGGCAGCGGGGacgcccggccccggccgccgCTGGCTGTGCGGCTCCTCGCCGTGCGGCTGGTGCGCGCCGCCGG TGGGctctttatttgttaaaaaagtGCAAGACGTCCATGCTGTAGAAATTAGTGCATTCCGATGTGTGTTCCAAATGCTAGTCGTTATCCCTTGCTTAATATACAGAAA AACTGGGTTTATAGGCCCCAAAGGTCAGcgcattttcctctttctccgAGGAGTTCTGGGCTCCACGGCCATGATCCTATTGTACTACGCTTTCCAGGCCACATCCCTCGCCGACGCCACGGTTATCACCTTTAGCACGCCCGTGTTCACGTCTATCTTTGCTTGGATATTTCTCAAGGAGAAATACAGCCCTTGGGATGCCCTCTTCACCGTCTTCACCATCACCGGCGTGATCCTTATCGTGCGGCCCCCGTTCCTGTTCGGCGCCGGCGCCAGCGCGGCGAGCGGGGACGGGGACTACTCCGTCCACCTGAAGGGCACGGTCGCCGCGGTCGCGCACGCGGTCTTCGCCGCCCTGACTCTGGTCATCCTCCGCAGGATGGGCAAGTCCGTGGACTACTTCCTGAGCATCTGGTATTACGTCATCCTCGGGCTGCTGGAGTGCGTCGTGGTCCTCTTCATCCTAGGGGAGTGGAGTTTGCCCTACTGCGGCTTGGACAGGCTGTTTCTCATCCTCATCGGCCTGTTTGGTTTGGGGGGTCAAGTGTTTCTCGCGAAAGCCATCCAGATAGAAAAGGCAGGGCCGGTGGCAATAATGAAGACTATGGATGTGGTCTTTGCTTTCATCTTGCAGATTATCTTCTTTAACGATGTGCCCACGTGGTGGACGGTGGGCGGGGCGCTGTGTGTCATCGCCAGCAGCTCGGGCGCAGCGATTCGGAAGTGGTGCCACGGCGCGCAGTGA